A genomic window from Fusarium oxysporum Fo47 chromosome X, complete sequence includes:
- a CDS encoding pectin lyase fold/virulence factor — MKSLSLLSVAVAALVSNVSAAGVTGTPEGFASEVTGGGSAEGAYPKSTDELVSMLGDSTTRVILLDQEFDFTGTEGTASEQGCAPWGTGSGCQTAINKDDWCNNYQPDAPKVDVSYDKAGLNPIIVNSDKSIVGVGANGVIKGKGLYIKGTKNIIIQNIHITELNPQYVWGGDAITLDGADLVWIDHVTTSNIGRQHIVLGTNADNRVSITNNHINGESQWSATCDGHQYWSMYFTGSSDMITMKNNYITKTSGRAPKVAGNTVLHAVNNYWSDNSGHAFETSDEAKILAEGNLFQDVKAAIEEGSTGAIFASPDASANAACSSDVGHVCEVNQYDNSGSLSGTDSSFFSSFGGKGAEAKPVSSVTGLAASAGFGTI, encoded by the exons ATGAagtctctctctcttctctccgtGGCTGTCGCCGCGCTGGTCTCCAACGTTTCCGCCGCCGGCGTAACCGGCACCCCCGAAGGATTCGCCTCCGAAGTCACAGGCGGCGGTAGCGCCGAGGGCGCGTACCCCAAGTCAACCGATGAGCTGGTCTCTATGCTTGGCGACTCTACCACGCGCGTCATCTTGCTCGACCAGGAGTTCGACTTCACCGGTACCGAGGGCACTGCGTCCGAGCAGGGCTGTGCTCCTTGGGGTACGGGCTCGGGCTGCCAGACGGCCATCAACAAGGATGATTGGTGTAACAACTATCAACCTGATGCCCCCAAGGTCGATGTTAGTTACGATAAGGCGGGCTTGAACCCGATTATCGTCAACTCGGATAAGTCgattgttggtgttggtgcgAATGGTGTTATCAAGGGCAAAGGTCTTTATATCAAGGGGACCaagaatattattattcAGAACATCCATATTACTGAACTGAACCCTCAGTATGTTTGGGGTGGAGACGCTATTACCCTTGATGGAGCTGATCTTGTTTGGATCGATCACGTCACAACCTCCAACATTGGCCGACAGCACATCGTCCTTGGCACCAACGCCGATAATCGAGTCTCTATCACCAACAACCACATCAACGGCGAGAGCCAGTGGTCTGCTACTTGTGATGGACACCAGTACTGGTCCATGTACTTCACCGGTTCCAGCGAC ATGATCACCATGAAGAACAACTACATCACCAAGACCTCCGGCCGCGCCCCCAAGGTCGCCGGAAACACCGTCCTCCACGCCGTCAACAACTACTGGTCCGACAACTCCGGCCACGCCTTCGAGACCAGCGACGAAGCCAAGATTCTCGCCGAGGGAAACCTCTTCCAGGACGTCAAGGCCGCTATCGAGGAGGGATCTACCGGTGCCATCTTTGCCAGCCCTGATGCTTCCGCCAACGCTGCTTGCTCCAGTGATGTTGGTCACGTTTGCGAGGTTAACCAGTACGATAACTCCGGTTCGCTGTCTGGTACCGATTCtagcttcttcagctcttTCGGTGGAAAGGGTGCTGAGGCAAAGCCTGTTTCTTCCGTCACTGGCCTTGCTGCCAGTGCTGGTTTCGGAACTATCTAA
- a CDS encoding polyketide synthase dehydratase-domain-containing protein: protein MCPEFLPEKHSMVDLEKPSNLTLTYAAPHWRNHLSTDDLPGLLDHKLRNDVVFPFAAYIAIAGEAIRQITHSPRDSGYRLRHTVAHKALLLADTVEISTSLRNHNLNDMDRSSCTYHQDSHTKRVDSGDTPRNADCSRIYNQLSHVCFIYGSHSWGVKSATSSTTSELVHTEITIIESQIRSHFTLHPATIDAESRLLILSEARGLARNVPELAVPKVIEDIGISAGADILDARAWRRFRVVLCVEVYAQATSHSALRVFGSGPSITTMPLLIFSMIMP, encoded by the exons ATGTGTCCCGAATTCCTCCCCGAGAAGCACTCCatggttgatcttgagaagccATCCAATCTT ACGTTGACGTACGCCGCACCTCATTGGCGAAACCACCTCAGCACGGATGACCTTCCCGGGCTGTTGGATCATAAATTGCGAAATGATGTGGTCTTTCCATTTGCTGCGTATATTGCCATTGCTGGTGAGGCGATTAGGCAAATCACGCATTCGCCTCGAGACTCTGGCTACCGTCTACGCCACACTGTGGCTCATAAAGCTTTGTTGCTTGCTGATACAGTGGAGATCTCGACGAGCCTACGCAATCACAATCTCAACGACATGGACAGGTCGTCGTG TACGTATCATCAAGACAGCCACACCAAGCGGGTGGACTCCGGAGATACTCCCCGCAATGCTGACTGCTCGCGGATATACAATCAGCTATCTCATGTATGCTTCATCTATGGTTCCCACTCCTGGGGTGTGAAGAGCGCCACATCATCAACTACGAGTGAGCTTGTCCACACCGAGATCACCATCATCGAGTCACAGATTCGCTCCCATTTCACTCTACATCCAGCTACCATAGATGCTGAATCTCGGCTACTCATACTGTCGGAGGCTCGAGGCCTGGCACGAAATGTACCTGAGCTTGCTGTACCTAAAGTCATTGAAGATATAGGAATCAGTGCAGGGGCAGATATCCTGGACGCCAGAGCATGGAGACGATTTAGAGTTGTGCTATGCGTGGAGGTTTATGCACAGGCAACATCGCATTCCGCGCTACGGGTATTCGGTTCAGGCCCCTCGATCACGACAATGCCTCTTCTAATCTTCTCGATGATCATGCCATAG
- a CDS encoding KR domain-containing protein, with amino-acid sequence MPMLILRALVPNPLASYFLVGGFGGLSKALAVWLVECRAKHLVFLSRSGMAESKFSAELGAMGCSVITVKGSVNNLEDVEDAIKKAPCPIRGVFHFFMVQMDSPLLDMTWKYWKDASEPKVNGTLEPSPSASWPATGSLLGNYKAGCTFIESFCQNRHSLGLPAFVLSIRSIEDIGYLAENPSSLLSSKRQGLHHVREKEFLESVEASPFISTPGGRSSTSDSFENLSSGELSPWKNNGHIIMGLRSHLHFDDPKNPTNWRRDRRLGAYHNLSTGDQADTRGDSSQLKFFL; translated from the exons ATGCCAATGCTAATACTCAGAGCATTAGTTCCTAATCCTCTTGCTTCTTACTTTCTTGTTGGCGGCTTCGGAGGTCTCAGTAAAGCTTTGGCGGTTTGGCTAGTGGAATGCAGGGCCAAGCATCTGGTGTTTCTCTCAAGGAGCGGCATGGCAGAGAGCAAGTTCTCTGCAGAACTTGGAGCCATGGGATGTAGTGTCATTACAGTCAAGGGGAGCGTCAACAATCTGGAGGATGTCGAAGATGCCATCAAAAAGGCCCCCTGTCCCATCAGAGGTGTCTTTCACTTTTTCATGGTGCAAATG gactctcctcttctggaTATGACGTGGAAATATTGGAAGGATGCTAGCGAGCCCAAAGTGAATGGTACCCTGGAACCTTCACCGAGCGCTTCATGGCCAGCCACTGGATCACTTCTG GGCAACTACAAAGCTGGATGCACATTCATCGAATCATTTTGCCAGAATAGACACTCTCTCGGTCTTCCCGCATTTGTACTCTCAATACGTAGTATCGAAGACATCGGATACTTGGCAGAGAATCCGTCATCACTTCTCAGCTCTAAACGCCAGGGCCTCCACCATGTGAGAGAAAAGGAGTTCCTCGAAAGTGTAGAGGCTTCACCGTTTATCTCGACACCAGGCGGCCGGAGCTCTACCAGCGATAGTTTCGAGAATCTCTCGTCAGGTGAGCTGTCGCCATGGAAGAACAATGGCCATATTATTATGGGCTTGAGATCTCATCTTCACTTCGACGATCCCAAGAATCCTACCAATTGGCGTCGTGATCGTCGATTGGGCGCATATCACAACCTTTCAACAGGAGACCAAGCCGACACGCGAGGCGATAGTAGTCAACTCAAGTTCTTTCTCTAG
- a CDS encoding multicopper oxidase-domain-containing protein encodes MTTPRILSFVFLLLLFSCFANCLRRYNFTVTSQWSAADGHGRPVFAINGQTPGPLVTAEEGEEIEVFVDNQLATETTMHWHGVYQVDRPWNDGVPGVTQYSIQPRDNYTYRFTVQQQYGSYFYHGHFGPAFADGQRGPIWISPASWRPRPYKSISSSSSDIKGMQRAEANPRHIVISDWNAEPMDILLIMYRDTNIVPWCSNSIVLNGKGRTYCHSKQDIEDSGGPGRNDLGCLLQDRQDIYANPQSCKATNGELEVIMAEEGEEWVWINFIHSGAHHELQISIDEHEFYVVAADGEFVHPQKVHAANCNLGERISILVHLNQKPGDYAIRLTSLRVEQVIQGLGILRYASKAKDQSGFVVPNTEPWVHLNGTLVSSSLTAMDETKLAPFPERPPPRTADSTLKLFVNMTGPAAWSLGLGSHQAFRQQLPPLLWEDESRGDTTFGSHGSLLNGSVVDIIFENGANVTTQHPFHKHNHKAWIIGYGHGGFPWATIEEAIDEGAGKFFNFEDPPIRDGCRLGNATGDWTVIRYQITFPAASMLHCHMIHHFGAGQQLVLLEGVESMAKIPQEVKNKVHADFVPDLRYGPLD; translated from the exons ATGACGACACCTAGAATACTAAGCTTtgttttccttctcttgctgTTCAGCTGTTTTGCGAACTGCCTGCGTCGGTATAACTTCACTGTAACTAGCCAATGGAGTGCTGCTGATGGTCATGGCCGACCTGTCTTTGCCATCAATGGGCAGACTCCTGGCCCGCTAGTTACAGCTGAAGAGGGCGAAGAGATTGAAGTCTTCGTGGACAATCAGCTGGCTACAGAGACTACCATGCACTG GCACGGTGTGTATCAAGTCGATAGACCATGGAATGACGGCGTACCCGGAGTCACACAGTACTCGATCCAACCCCGCGATAATTACACATATAGATTCACTGTTCAGCAGCAGTACGGAAGTTATTTCTACCACGGCCATTTTGGTCCCGCTTTTGCGGATGGACAAAGAGGGCCTATTTGGATATCACCAGCATCATGGCGTCCACGGCCTTACAaatccatctcatcatcctcgagcGACATCAAGGGCATGCAGCGTGCGGAAGCAAACCCGAGACATATTGTCATCAGCGACTGGAATGCTGAACCGATGGACATACTACTTATCATGTACAGGGACACGAATATAGTTCCCTGGTGCAGCAACTCCATCGTCTTGAATGGAAAAGGCAGAACATACTGCCATTCGAAACAAGACATTGAAGACTCTGGAGGACCTGGGAGAAATGATCTAGGCTGTTTGCTCCAGGATAGGCAGGACATATACGCCAATCCACAGAGTTGCAAAGCTACTAACGGGGAGCTTGAGGTCATTATGGCTGAGGAGGGCGAAGAATGGGTTTGGATCAACTTCATCCATTCTGGGGCACATCATGAACTACAGATCAGTATCGACGAGCATGAGTTCTATGTAGTTGCTGCAGATGGAGAGTTTGTTCATCCTCAAAAGGTCCATGCTGCCAACTGTAATCTTGGAGAGCGCATCAG TATACTGGTGCATTTGAACCAGAAGCCAGGCGATTACGCCATAAGGCTGACGTCTCTTCGCGTCGAGCAGGTCATTCAAGGCCTGGGTATCCTCCGCTATGCCTCTAAAGCGAAGGACCAGTCTGGTTTTGTTGTGCCCAACACCGAACCTTGGGTCCACCTCAACGGCACTCTagtgtcatcatcattgacaGCTATGGATGAGACAAAGCTGGCCCCTTTTCCTGAGAGACCACCCCCTCGCACTGCGGATAGCACTTTAAAGCTCTTTGTGAACATGACTGGACCGGCTGCATGGTCGCTGGGACTGGGGTCTCACCAGGCGTTTCGCCAGCAACTGCCCCCATTGCTCTGGGAGGATGAGTCTCGAGGTGATACCACATTTGGAAGTCATGGGTCTCTCCTGAACGGATCTGTTGTAGATATTATCTTTGAGAATGGAGCCAACGTCACGACTCAACACCCATTCCACAAACATAACCATAAGGCTTGGATCATTGGTTATGGGCATGGTGGCTTCCCCTGGGCAACCATCGAAGAAGCTATCGATGAGGGCGCCGGGAAGTTCTTTAACTTTGAAGATCCTCCGATTCGAGACGGATGTAGGCTTGGGAATGCTACAGGCGACTGGACTGTTATACGGTATCAGATTACTTTCCCTGCAGCCAGCATGCTGCACTGTCATATGATTCACCATTTTGGG GCTGGGCAGCAATtggttcttcttgaaggCGTTGAGTCAATGGCCAAGATTCCTCAGGAGGTCAAGAACAAAGTTCATGCGGATTTCGTACCAGATCTTCGATATGGTCCATTAGATTAG
- a CDS encoding Cupredoxin has product MSSKQTALAETKQFRSTSWNVWLFLAVLTPFTIILLFWNDNLHPVLSYWPEWNAPTEKPHALVRSYHLETGVRWMNPDGGRWRVMFTCNGQTPCPIIYADEGDIVKLSVKSDIYAQSSIHFSTLGRTVGSWNDGTAGLSQFPTLPRSNWTNAYDTSGSWGLNWFIDHTTTASADGLAGALYIAPSPDRPRPYDLITNDTLELRQINQAEREIQHLIIQSHQHRDTVWKLLRMRAEGSEYYCYDSILVNGKGRVHCRQPDYGHIKGQKLDQKGCVQPPGLPDETCKQSLADYEVIETQGRRYMMLNLMNIGFEHSVKVSIDHHKMIVVANNAGFIVPEEADVLHVPSASRVTILVRLDAEPDDYAIRISSTSVLQNLHGYAVLRYPVCAKRLPQYGEPMALPSVAPGLVCVLPDGGTQPNCSTAEGQLLPPYPPQPPPSAGKQHLGKVDFTFRLSAGSQRSKTEKYVPEYFLNEKPWQLYHGSMLPLLFHAPNETLVKPIIGNLPLGSVVDLIIENQINETIPLYKHGDPSWFLGSRGQQRFPGNTVQDAIDSDSKSLNLQDPALIIVHDLPALGWSVLRFKVTSQQATIIHAAKLRYFALGMSAPILEGITEDTPIKVPESVVNRPHVEFKPAHDGIFG; this is encoded by the exons ATGAGCTCCAAACAGACCGCCCTCGCAGAGACGAAGCAATTTCGCTCGACTTCCTGGAACGTCTGGCTATTTCTTGCTGTCCTGACTCCCTTTACGATCATTCTTCTGTTCTGGAACGACAATCTCCATCCTGTATTATCATACTGGCCTGAATGGAATGCCCCAACTGAGAAGCCTCACGCTTTGGTTCGTAGCTATCATCTGGAAACAGGTGTAAGATGGATGAATCCAGATGGTGGTCGGTGGAGAGTCATGTTCACTTGCAATGGCCAAACACCATGTCCAATTATTTATGCTGATGAAGGTGATATTGTCAAGTTGTCCGTCAAAAGCGATATTTACGCGCAGTCCTCAATTCACTT CTCAACTCTCGGCAGGACTGTTGGTTCCTGGAACGATGGAACAGCGGGACTATCTCAG TTTCCAACTCTGCCAAGGAGTAATTGGACCAACGCATACGACACATCAGGATCATGGGGGCTGAACTGGTTCATCGATCATACCACGACAGCTTCGGCCGAC GGACTTGCTGGAGCTCTTTACATAGCACCTTCACCAGACCGCCCTCGACCATATGACCTAATCACAAACGACACTCTTGAGCTGCGCCAAATCAACCAGGCGGAACGCGAGATCCAACACCTTATCATTCAGAGCCATCAACATCGCGACACAGTTTGGAAGCTACTTCGAATGAGAGCCGAAGGTTCAGAGTACTACTGCTATGATTCCATTCTGGTGAACG GAAAGGGGCGTGTGCATTGCCGTCAGCCAGATTATGGTCATATCAAGGGGCAGAAACTAGATCAAAAGGGCTGCGTTCAGCCCCCAGGCCTGCCAGACGAGACCTGTAAGCAAAGCTTGGCAGACTACGAG GTTATCGAAACCCAAGGTCGGAGGTACATGATGCTGAACCTGATGAACATCGGTTTTGAGCATTCCGTCAAAGTGTCTATTGACCATCACAAGATGATTGTCGTGGCTAACAATGCCGGCTTTATCGTGCCTGAAGAGGCAGAT GTTTTGCATGTTCCAAGTGCAAGCCGAGTGACGATTCTGGTCCGTCTCGATGCTGAGCCAGATGACTATGCTATTCGCATTTCTTCAACCAGTGTGCTGCAGAACCTCCATGGCTACGCTGTTCTCAGATATCCTGTATGT GCGAAGCGTTTGCCCCAATATGGCGAGCCCATGGCGCTCCCTTCAGTAGCGCCAGGTCTAGTCTGCGTTCTTCCCGACGGCGGCACGCAGCCCAACTGCAGCACAGCAGAAGGTCAACTACTCCCACCTTATCCCCCgcaaccaccaccatcagcGGGCAAACAACATCTAGGCAAAGTAGACTTCACGTTCAGACTATCAGCAGGGTCTCAGCGATCAAAGACAGAAAAGTATGTCCCAGAATACTTCCTCAATGAGAAGCCATGGCAGCTGTACCACGGCTCGATGCTCCCTCTCTTGTTCCATGCACCCAACGAAACACTCGTCAAGCCTATCATCGGCAATCTTCCTCTGGGTTCTGTCGTCGACCTCATCATTGAGAATCAGATCAATGAGACAATTCCACTCTACAAGCACGGGGATCCGTCGTGGTTCCTGGGTTCGCGTGGGCAGCAGAGGTTCCCGGGAAATACAGTTCAAGATGCAATTGACAGTGACAGCAAGTCGCTAAACTTGCAAGATCCGGCGTTGATCATTGTGCATGACTTACCAGCGCTTGGCTGGAGTGTCTTGAGATTCAAGGTGACGTCGCAGCAAGCGACAATAATTCATGCTGCCAAGCTGAGATATTTTGCT TTGGGCATGAGTGCGCCGATCTTGGAGGGAATTACAGAGGATACTCCGATTAAAGTTCCAGAGTCGGTGGTGAATCGGCCTCATGTTGAGTTCAAACCAGCTCATGACGGAATCTTTGGGTGA